From Thermincola ferriacetica:
CAAAATGGGTATTCCTGATGAACAGACAAATCCTCGTTTGATGAATTCTGATAAAGAAAGACTGAAGTATAACGAAATTGTCGAACACATTTATCAGTACATATCGAATAAAGGCTATTTATATGAAACAGGCCTAATTAAAAACTTCTTTTTATGCCTTAAAACAAAACCCTTTGTTATTCTGGCCGGAATTTCCGGGACCGGAAAAAGTAAATTAGTAGAAGTCTTTGCTGAAGCCGTTGGCGCAACTACGGAAAACGGACGGTTTGTACTTATCCCTGTCAGGCCTGATTGGAACGACAGTTCAGACCTTTTGGGTTACAAAGACATCAACGGGAAGTTTTTACCAGGTCCCTTAACCCGAGTGATACAGCGGGCAAACAGTCAATTGGACAAGCCCTTTTTCGTATGTCTTGATGAAATGAATTTATCCAGAGTGGAGTATTATTTCAGCGATATTTTAAGCCTGATGGAAACAAAGAAGAAAACCGATGCCGGTTGTTTTTCCGAAAAGATTTTTCACGACGATTATTTTCATACCGATGAGGACAAACAGCGGTATGGACAGCTCCGAATTCCTCCAAACCTCTACATTATCGGTACGGTGAATATGGATGAAACAACCTTTCCTTTCAGCAAAAAAGTTTTGGACCGGGCCAATACCATAGAGTTTTCCACGGTTCATCTGAAATCCTTTCCTGGTAAAGATACTCAAGAATTAAGCCCTTTGCCTGTAGATAATAATGTATTTCAGGCCCAGTATCTAAACTTAAAAGATTGTTTGGATAGCTTTGAGTATCTGGAGAGCGTTGTTGACAAGATTGATCAGATAAACGCCGTTTTGTCCAAAGCAAACTTACACGTCGGATATCGGGTTCGGGATGAAATTTGCTTCTATATGGCCTATAACAAAGCCGGTGGGCTTTTGGAGGAAGACGAAGCCTTTGATTATCAGTTGATGCAGAAAATACTTCCACGGATACAGGGCAGCAGCAATCTAATCTTCAATGTGCTTGTTGAGTTGTTCAAGATTGCCAGTGGTCAGGACTATTCTAACCATGAGGCCGGTGTCGGTGAATTGGCTCTAAAATATGTACAGGATAACAACAATATCAAACCTTATCCGCGCAGCGCCGCAAAGATTGCCACTATGCTCTGGAGGTTTGATGATGGCTTTACCTCTTTCTGGTTATAAAGACATGGACTTGGTGAGGATTGAGTCCGATGAACTGATTGTGCTTATTAAAGGTAGACCCGTTCACCCCACCGTGGAACATCTTCAGCTACACCAGGACGCCAGAAGAGAGTGGGCCCGGGCTGCCTTTGAGGTTGTCACCTTTGGCAAGAACTACAAAGTTTATGTTTTTGACCCTTTTACAGGTGACGGTACTTCTGGGTTGCGTGAACTGAATCCAGGCGAAAAAGTATTTCCATGCTTTTATGAACAACAGACTTATAATATTCAAATAGAATCTTTGACAGGAAGAGACCTTCAGTTTTATCATGAGAACAAATCCCTCAGAGAAGCTGTGACACCCTTTAGAAAAGGCATTATTTCAGGGAACTTAAACTTCAGGAATAACATCGGCTTTTCCGAGCTGCAAATCAACTGTGAGGGCAGGCCTGTATTAAAAATAAAGCTGGAGGTATTTCCTGCTAAAATTGATTATCAGCATGATTTTCAGGAACTGCTCAGGGAAGTTAATGAGGAAATTTACAACTTGGCCTATGAATTTATGATGCGAACATTTTTCCACGCCAAAGAGACGCGCACTGTTAAACAAAGTCTCAGTGAATTTTTCACTATAATCAGTCTCATTTTTGGCAAATTTGTAAAAGCGCTGGAATTAGTCAAAGCCAACCCTCATCATAAGATTGTCCCCGTTGGTCACATAGCCCGGGTGGAAAAAGTCAGGCGTTTTGACCATCAGACCGCGAAGTGGTTGGCTAGTCACCAGGAGAACCTTGTTCGGTC
This genomic window contains:
- a CDS encoding McrB family protein; translation: MSVITELDASFRNRQASYKMVTVLAMLENCSANGVARLDDVTRYFRNFYESRQRFGKKPEKDKIEMSRVATLTDARVKELILTNPVQALNKFITYRGDRQELSFTDKVVAELTESTRREIRNLAYKHLYWYYKDFDPHQITLPELSSLAPGVAVTATDIALLSGQNQVKGIHPIFKENFKAVVILCTIGGELYPNQWLTEDRTILKYYLEGRTDKETGKKTYNLDLPSNKAIIESSKEGYPLYVFVRDKKGELFHFAGEFMLDRVEQEAGGADYYFILRKVTKMGIPDEQTNPRLMNSDKERLKYNEIVEHIYQYISNKGYLYETGLIKNFFLCLKTKPFVILAGISGTGKSKLVEVFAEAVGATTENGRFVLIPVRPDWNDSSDLLGYKDINGKFLPGPLTRVIQRANSQLDKPFFVCLDEMNLSRVEYYFSDILSLMETKKKTDAGCFSEKIFHDDYFHTDEDKQRYGQLRIPPNLYIIGTVNMDETTFPFSKKVLDRANTIEFSTVHLKSFPGKDTQELSPLPVDNNVFQAQYLNLKDCLDSFEYLESVVDKIDQINAVLSKANLHVGYRVRDEICFYMAYNKAGGLLEEDEAFDYQLMQKILPRIQGSSNLIFNVLVELFKIASGQDYSNHEAGVGELALKYVQDNNNIKPYPRSAAKIATMLWRFDDGFTSFWL